From the genome of Adhaeribacter pallidiroseus:
TGGGTAAAAAGCAAAAGCAAGAACAGCCGTGTAAAGCGCTGTATAACTATCTGATACCCGGACTACCCCTTGCCACAAACCTGTTTGCTCCATCGAGAAATGGCGGATCAGATAATCCCGGATGTAGTATTCCAGGCCTTTTGAAAATAGCACTACACTAGTGGCCATTACCATATATTTGCTTAAAGATTTAACCGACTCTCCTGAAACTCGAAAAGTAAAAAGTTGTTTTTTAGGTAAACCTTGCAAACTCAAAGGCAGGGCAATTATACCCATACTACCCATCACCAAGAGATACCCAATTAAGAAATAAGCCACCGGTAATTTGGCAATGGCAAAAGCGACGTAAACAATTACCGCCAAGGCCGAAAAGGTATTAACCAGGATGAGTGTACCGTTTTTATGTTGGGCCAGTAACACCGCGTTAAAAAAACTTTGCAGTACCAGCAACAACGTGCCCCCTATAAACAAACTGAACCAGGAAAGCTGCCGGGGAAAGTAAGGTAAAAAATAATTGCGGGCACTAAAAAGCAAAACCGCAGTACCTAAAAACAAGGTAAGAGTCAGGTAAAAGCCCGCGGTAAAGTAAGCACGAAAAGTTTGGGATTGTTTAGTGGTGCCCGCCAAATATTTGATTACTCCCCGGTTAATGCCGTCGTTTGGAACCAGGGTAATAAAAGTTACT
Proteins encoded in this window:
- a CDS encoding MATE family efflux transporter — encoded protein: MFSFLKNSVFGVISIVSRLISSFFLNKMVAWYFGPAGLVQLAHFQNLVTFITLVPNDGINRGVIKYLAGTTKQSQTFRAYFTAGFYLTLTLFLGTAVLLFSARNYFLPYFPRQLSWFSLFIGGTLLLVLQSFFNAVLLAQHKNGTLILVNTFSALAVIVYVAFAIAKLPVAYFLIGYLLVMGSMGIIALPLSLQGLPKKQLFTFRVSGESVKSLSKYMVMATSVVLFSKGLEYYIRDYLIRHFSMEQTGLWQGVVRVSDSYTALYTAVLAFAFYPKVAALLQQEQALQLFVQNALRLLIPVIMLGLGLVYIFQDYIFTLLLSSRFQAAKEFLPFQLAGDFCKLLSWLFANILVAQARFKVSILFEAISALFYFGFFHFFTNIYQLAGSPMAHFAHYLVFLLLHLFYFRKLITA